Proteins encoded together in one Janthinobacterium tructae window:
- a CDS encoding sensor histidine kinase: MRLSLLTRWTALIVTLLVLGIVIALLLAHFLPGQPLLVLAATLLCVLPVAVITIRAQLQSMLSLFRALSGTVASYQDGDFGFSLRWPQNDELADLVAAHNALGDVLRKQRLDLVQRELLLDTMVQNTPVAMLLVAEGNAIVYANLAARQLLHHGRRLEGHHLADIVREAAPALAEALARRNDGLFTSGEGEQEEVYHLARRSFSLNGRKHELLLLRQLTLELRRQEVQTWKKVIRVISHELNNSLAPLASLAHSGAELVRRGQTERLPQILATIEERTRHLETFILGYARFAKLPAPRLAPCEWQPFLDSLASQAAFTLDGPPPAQAAVFDAAQMQQALLNLLKNALESGSREEHIGLHVSQAHGQLRIEVRDRGPGMNGAVLENALVPFYSTKRSGTGLGLALAREIAEAHGGRITLANREGGGLAVTLIFPLLDRN; this comes from the coding sequence ATGCGCCTCTCCCTGCTCACGCGCTGGACGGCGCTGATCGTCACCTTGCTGGTGCTGGGCATCGTCATCGCCCTGCTGCTCGCGCATTTTTTGCCAGGTCAGCCGCTGCTGGTGCTGGCCGCTACCCTGCTATGCGTGCTGCCGGTGGCCGTCATTACCATCCGCGCGCAGCTGCAATCGATGCTGTCGCTGTTTCGCGCCTTGAGCGGCACGGTCGCCAGCTACCAGGATGGCGACTTCGGCTTCAGCTTGCGCTGGCCGCAGAACGATGAACTGGCCGACCTGGTGGCGGCCCACAATGCGCTGGGCGACGTGCTGCGCAAGCAGCGCCTGGACCTGGTGCAGCGCGAACTGCTGCTCGACACCATGGTGCAAAACACGCCGGTCGCCATGCTGCTGGTGGCCGAGGGTAACGCCATCGTCTACGCCAACCTGGCCGCGCGACAATTGCTGCACCACGGCCGCCGGCTCGAAGGGCATCACCTGGCCGACATCGTGCGCGAGGCGGCGCCGGCCCTGGCCGAAGCGCTCGCGCGCCGCAACGACGGCTTGTTTACCAGCGGCGAAGGGGAACAGGAAGAGGTGTATCACCTGGCGCGGCGCAGCTTCAGCCTGAACGGGCGCAAGCATGAACTGCTGCTGCTGCGCCAGCTGACCCTGGAACTGCGGCGCCAGGAAGTGCAAACCTGGAAAAAGGTGATCCGCGTCATCAGCCATGAGCTCAACAACTCACTGGCGCCACTGGCCTCGCTGGCCCATTCCGGCGCCGAGCTGGTACGCCGCGGCCAGACCGAACGCCTGCCGCAAATCCTCGCCACCATCGAAGAGCGCACGCGTCACCTGGAAACCTTCATCCTCGGCTATGCGCGCTTTGCCAAGCTGCCCGCGCCGCGCCTGGCGCCATGCGAGTGGCAACCCTTCCTCGACAGCCTGGCCTCGCAAGCGGCGTTCACGCTCGACGGCCCGCCGCCGGCGCAGGCAGCCGTGTTCGATGCGGCACAAATGCAGCAGGCGCTGCTGAACCTGCTCAAGAATGCGCTGGAATCGGGCTCGCGGGAAGAGCATATCGGTCTGCACGTCAGCCAGGCGCATGGGCAGCTGCGCATCGAAGTGCGCGACCGGGGGCCGGGCATGAATGGCGCCGTGCTGGAAAACGCGCTGGTGCCGTTTTACTCCACCAAACGCAGCGGTACGGGACTGGGCCTGGCCCTGGCGCGCGAGATCGCCGAAGCGCATGGCGGACGCATCACCCTGGCCAACCGCGAAGGTGGTGGACTGGCGGTGACATTGATTTTCCCCTTGCTGGACAGAAATTAG
- a CDS encoding sigma-54-dependent transcriptional regulator — protein sequence MPTVLIIDDNAAVAIALDVLFSLHEIDAVRAASPEEGLQLLERHAIDLVVQDMNFTADTTSGEEGSALFHAIRARYPDLPVILLTAWTQLDAAVDLIKSGAADYLAKPWDDRRLIASVQNLLELGQANRALRQRVVAERRQRHALEHDFDLRGMVWQDPATERVVHLACQVARADVPVLISGPNGSGKERIAAIVQANSQVASGPFVVLNCGAVPVELIEAELFGAEAGAYTGITRARDGKFDAADGGTLFLDEIGNLPLAGQMKLLRVLETGRFERLGSNRERQVKVRVISASNADLPAMIKAGTFREDLFYRLNVIELRLPPLAQRPLDILVLARHFLGSEKTLDVQAQATLLAHGWPGNVRELKNVMQRASLLTAGPVIGAQETGLPLADITSPRAPQDAAATEPDRDSVVAALARAHGVVAQAAQELGLSRQALYRRMERLGIARG from the coding sequence ATGCCTACCGTACTGATTATTGACGACAATGCCGCCGTGGCCATCGCGCTCGACGTGCTGTTCTCCCTGCACGAGATCGACGCCGTGCGCGCCGCCTCGCCCGAGGAAGGCCTGCAACTGCTGGAACGGCACGCCATCGACCTGGTGGTGCAGGACATGAACTTCACGGCCGACACCACCTCGGGCGAGGAAGGCAGCGCGCTGTTCCACGCCATCCGCGCGCGCTACCCGGACCTGCCCGTGATCCTGCTGACGGCATGGACCCAGCTCGACGCGGCCGTCGACCTGATCAAGTCCGGCGCAGCCGACTACCTGGCCAAGCCATGGGATGACCGGCGCCTGATCGCTTCCGTGCAGAACCTGCTGGAACTGGGGCAGGCCAACCGCGCGCTGCGCCAGCGCGTGGTGGCCGAGCGGCGCCAGCGCCACGCCCTGGAACACGACTTCGATTTGCGCGGCATGGTGTGGCAAGACCCGGCCACCGAAAGAGTGGTGCACCTGGCGTGCCAGGTGGCGCGTGCCGACGTGCCCGTGCTCATTTCGGGGCCGAACGGCAGCGGCAAGGAACGCATCGCCGCCATCGTGCAAGCCAATTCGCAGGTCGCCAGCGGCCCCTTCGTAGTGCTCAATTGCGGCGCCGTGCCAGTGGAGCTGATCGAGGCGGAACTGTTCGGCGCCGAGGCGGGCGCCTATACCGGCATCACGCGCGCGCGCGACGGCAAGTTCGACGCGGCCGACGGCGGCACCCTGTTCCTCGACGAGATCGGCAACCTGCCGCTGGCCGGACAAATGAAACTGCTGCGCGTGCTGGAAACGGGGCGCTTCGAGCGCCTCGGCTCGAACCGCGAGCGGCAAGTGAAAGTGCGCGTCATCAGCGCCAGCAACGCCGACCTGCCGGCGATGATCAAGGCCGGCACATTTCGCGAAGACCTGTTCTACCGCCTGAACGTGATCGAACTGCGCCTGCCGCCGCTGGCGCAGCGCCCGTTGGATATCCTGGTACTGGCGCGGCATTTCCTGGGCAGCGAAAAAACCCTGGACGTGCAGGCGCAGGCGACCCTGCTGGCGCACGGCTGGCCGGGCAACGTGCGCGAACTGAAAAACGTGATGCAGCGCGCCAGCCTGCTGACGGCAGGCCCGGTGATCGGCGCGCAGGAAACGGGCTTGCCGCTGGCCGATATCACGTCGCCGCGCGCGCCGCAGGATGCCGCCGCGACGGAGCCGGACCGCGACAGCGTCGTTGCCGCCCTGGCGCGCGCACACGGCGTGGTGGCGCAGGCAGCGCAGGAACTGGGGCTGTCGCGCCAGGCGCTGTACCGGCGCATGGAACGCCTGGGCATCGCGCGCGGCTGA
- a CDS encoding ABC transporter permease — MEIRPILSALMRSKTGAILVAVQVAISLAILANALYIVNVRQAVAARPTGVAAENDIFYVNVQNMDRGGHQRQLAEQKRQAALLRALPGAMSVAQTSQAVLSRSGNITSVSAKRGQATPSAEVSTYFSPDSLLKTYGLQLVEGRDFRPDEVPEIDDDVDDTYPKVLILTRLAAQKIWPGETSFVGKTLYKGTGDNDPELRVVGIVERLQTQGAQVKPRGEYSALLPARLTGRRDSLMYAVRAEPGQRDRLMQEAAQAIRTSTTDRILVRIDTLEQHRQERYRADRGLSWMLIAVSTLLLLVTASGIVGIASLWVTQRRKQIGVRRALGARRIDILRYFLTENFMITSVGVACGVLLALGLNQLLVSQLEMARLPPGYLLAGALVFWLLGVGAVYGPAWRAASISPATATRST, encoded by the coding sequence ATGGAAATCCGTCCCATCCTGTCGGCGCTGATGCGCAGCAAAACCGGCGCCATCCTGGTGGCCGTGCAAGTGGCCATCAGCCTGGCCATCCTGGCCAACGCCCTGTATATCGTCAACGTGCGCCAGGCCGTGGCCGCGCGGCCCACCGGCGTGGCCGCTGAAAACGATATTTTCTATGTCAATGTGCAGAACATGGACCGCGGCGGCCACCAGCGCCAGCTGGCCGAACAGAAACGCCAGGCTGCCCTGCTGCGCGCTTTGCCGGGAGCGATGTCGGTGGCGCAAACATCACAGGCCGTGCTGTCACGTTCCGGTAATATCACCAGCGTGTCGGCCAAGCGCGGCCAGGCCACGCCCAGCGCCGAAGTGTCAACCTACTTCAGCCCCGATTCGCTGTTGAAGACCTATGGCTTGCAACTGGTCGAAGGACGCGACTTCCGGCCCGACGAGGTGCCAGAGATCGACGACGATGTCGATGACACCTATCCCAAGGTGCTGATCCTGACGCGCCTGGCGGCGCAGAAAATCTGGCCCGGCGAGACCAGTTTTGTTGGCAAGACATTGTACAAGGGCACCGGCGATAACGACCCGGAACTGCGCGTGGTCGGCATCGTCGAACGGCTGCAGACCCAGGGTGCCCAGGTCAAGCCCCGAGGCGAATATTCGGCCCTGCTGCCGGCACGCCTGACGGGTAGGCGCGATTCGCTGATGTATGCCGTGCGCGCCGAACCGGGCCAGCGCGACCGCCTGATGCAGGAGGCGGCCCAGGCGATCCGCACCTCCACCACGGATCGCATCCTGGTGCGCATCGACACACTGGAGCAGCACCGCCAGGAACGCTACCGGGCCGACCGCGGCCTGTCATGGATGCTGATCGCCGTCTCGACCCTGCTGCTGCTGGTGACGGCCAGCGGCATCGTCGGCATTGCCAGCCTGTGGGTGACGCAGCGCAGGAAGCAGATCGGCGTGCGGCGTGCACTGGGTGCCCGCCGCATCGACATCCTGCGCTACTTCCTGACCGAGAATTTCATGATTACCAGCGTCGGCGTGGCGTGCGGCGTTCTGCTGGCCCTGGGCTTGAACCAGCTGCTGGTGAGCCAGCTGGAAATGGCGCGCCTGCCACCCGGCTATCTGCTGGCCGGCGCGCTGGTGTTCTGGCTGCTGGGCGTGGGCGCCGTGTACGGCCCGGCCTGGCGCGCGGCCAGCATTTCGCCGGCCACGGCCACCCGCAGTACCTGA
- a CDS encoding ABC transporter permease, with protein sequence MFRYYFTLGLRSLRRNRALTALMILTLAVGVAASVSTVTILHAMSGDPLPHKSDRLFVPLIDILPVKGYVPGEKPGFSQMQMSYIDAQNFMRSKMGVRRTVMYGVAGQVEPARKDIGSFFAQGMAPTRDFFTMFEPPFLHGQPWSEADDASGADVIVLSRALAEKLVGTSNPVGQRVTVLGRPYMVTGVLKTWDVVPRAHHIIGSKGAFGPEDEFFIPFASAIRHETVHDGGMSCNGDNVAPGYQGMLASGCTWLQFWFEMASSSERGQLQQYLDAYAGEQRKLGRMMRNAPNHLYDLQEWMAYLQVVDNDNRLAAWLAFGFLLLCLVNTIGLLLAKFSVRASEVGIRRALGATRRDIFRQFLIETGVIGLAGGVLGLLLAFGALAVVSQQSEELGTVAHMDIPMLLLTFAMSVAAALLAGLLPTWRACQVTPAIQLKSQ encoded by the coding sequence ATGTTCCGCTACTATTTCACGCTGGGCCTGCGCAGCCTGCGCCGCAACCGCGCCCTGACCGCATTGATGATACTGACCCTGGCCGTCGGCGTCGCCGCCAGCGTATCCACCGTCACCATCCTGCACGCCATGTCGGGCGATCCGCTGCCGCACAAGAGCGACCGCCTGTTCGTGCCATTGATCGACATCCTGCCCGTGAAAGGCTATGTACCCGGCGAAAAACCGGGCTTTTCACAGATGCAGATGAGCTATATCGATGCGCAGAACTTCATGCGCAGCAAAATGGGCGTGCGCCGCACCGTGATGTATGGGGTGGCCGGCCAGGTAGAACCGGCGCGCAAGGATATCGGTTCCTTCTTCGCCCAGGGCATGGCACCCACGCGCGACTTCTTCACCATGTTCGAACCACCTTTTTTGCATGGCCAGCCATGGAGCGAAGCCGATGACGCCAGCGGCGCCGACGTGATCGTGCTCAGTCGCGCCCTGGCCGAAAAACTGGTGGGTACCAGCAATCCGGTAGGCCAGCGCGTGACGGTGCTGGGCCGCCCCTACATGGTGACGGGCGTGCTGAAGACCTGGGACGTGGTGCCGCGCGCGCATCACATTATCGGCAGCAAGGGAGCGTTCGGCCCGGAGGACGAATTCTTCATTCCGTTTGCCAGCGCGATCCGCCACGAGACCGTGCACGATGGCGGCATGAGCTGCAACGGCGACAATGTCGCGCCCGGCTATCAGGGCATGCTGGCGTCAGGCTGCACCTGGCTGCAGTTCTGGTTCGAGATGGCCAGCAGCAGCGAGCGTGGCCAGTTGCAGCAATACCTGGACGCCTACGCAGGCGAGCAGCGCAAGCTGGGACGCATGATGCGCAACGCGCCTAACCACCTGTACGACCTGCAAGAGTGGATGGCTTACCTGCAGGTAGTCGACAACGACAACCGGCTGGCTGCCTGGCTGGCCTTTGGTTTCCTGCTGCTGTGCCTGGTCAACACCATCGGCCTCCTGCTGGCGAAGTTTTCGGTGCGCGCCTCCGAAGTGGGCATCCGCCGCGCACTGGGCGCCACACGGCGCGACATCTTCCGCCAGTTCCTGATCGAGACGGGCGTGATCGGCCTGGCCGGCGGCGTATTGGGCCTGCTGCTGGCGTTTGGCGCGCTGGCCGTGGTCAGCCAGCAATCGGAAGAGCTGGGCACCGTGGCGCACATGGACATACCGATGCTGTTGCTGACGTTTGCCATGTCGGTCGCCGCCGCCCTGCTGGCCGGCCTGCTGCCCACCTGGCGCGCCTGCCAGGTCACGCCGGCGATTCAGCTCAAGTCCCAATGA
- a CDS encoding ABC transporter ATP-binding protein encodes MLRMQNLSKVYRTHMIETHALRGFDIHVQQGEFVTVTGPSGSGKTSFLNIAGLLEEFTDGEYILDGVNVRGMDDNARSRLRNEKLGFIFQGFNLIPDLSLFDNVDVPLRYRGFNRAERKERIEEALAKVGLASRMKHYPAELSGGQQQRVAIARALAGSPKLLLADEPTGNLDTQMARGVMELLEEINAQGTTILMVTHDPELALRSQRNVHIIDGQVSDLVQHSATLSARPQHPVTA; translated from the coding sequence ATGCTGCGCATGCAAAACCTGAGCAAAGTCTACCGTACCCACATGATCGAAACCCACGCGCTGCGCGGCTTCGACATCCATGTGCAACAAGGTGAATTCGTCACCGTCACGGGACCGTCCGGCTCGGGCAAGACGAGCTTCCTGAACATCGCCGGCCTGCTCGAGGAATTCACCGACGGTGAATACATACTCGACGGCGTCAATGTCAGGGGCATGGACGACAATGCCCGCTCGCGCCTGCGCAATGAAAAACTCGGCTTCATCTTCCAGGGTTTTAATCTGATCCCCGACCTGTCGCTGTTCGACAACGTCGACGTGCCGCTGCGCTACCGCGGTTTCAACCGCGCCGAACGCAAGGAGCGCATCGAGGAAGCGCTGGCCAAGGTGGGCCTGGCATCGCGCATGAAACACTATCCGGCCGAACTGTCGGGCGGCCAGCAGCAGCGCGTGGCGATCGCGCGCGCGCTGGCCGGCTCGCCCAAGCTACTGCTGGCCGATGAGCCGACCGGGAACCTGGACACGCAGATGGCGCGCGGCGTGATGGAACTGCTGGAAGAAATCAATGCGCAAGGCACCACCATCCTGATGGTCACGCACGATCCGGAACTGGCGCTGCGCAGCCAGCGCAATGTGCACATCATCGATGGCCAGGTGTCGGACCTGGTGCAACACAGTGCCACGTTGTCGGCCAGGCCGCAGCACCCCGTGACCGCGTAA
- a CDS encoding efflux RND transporter periplasmic adaptor subunit yields MIRDTSSQDAVLSAPPGQRHKQRALLLAGAVIVIGAAIAAVAAWRNSEHSVNSSRLRIAEVTRGTLIRDAAVNGRVVAAISPTLYSTTVATVTLKAKAGDTVKKGDILAVLESPDLSDALKREQSSVQQLEAEVARQQILAKKQKLLARREADTAEIERLSAQRTLERYESVAQVGIIAKIDYQKAKDALNSADIRSKHASQAAGLESEDVTLALKTKSNELERQRLSRDNAQRRVDELTVRAPVNGFIGTLSVANRSVVQANTALMTLVDLSQLEVELEVPETYVADMGLGMRAEIETGVIKASGKLSALSPEVVKNQVLARVRFDGQQPAGLRQNQRVAARLLIDEKPNVLMLARGSFVEAEGGRFAYVVRDGVAMRTPIKLGATSVSAVEILDGLKLGDKVVVAGTENFANAARVSLN; encoded by the coding sequence ATGATCCGCGATACTTCCTCCCAAGATGCCGTGCTGTCCGCCCCCCCGGGCCAGCGCCACAAGCAACGCGCCCTGCTGCTCGCTGGCGCGGTCATCGTCATCGGCGCCGCCATCGCTGCCGTTGCCGCCTGGCGCAACAGCGAGCATTCCGTCAACAGCAGCCGCCTGCGCATCGCCGAGGTCACACGCGGCACCCTGATCCGCGACGCAGCCGTGAATGGCCGCGTGGTGGCCGCCATCAGTCCCACCCTGTATTCGACAACGGTGGCGACCGTGACATTGAAGGCCAAGGCCGGTGACACGGTGAAAAAGGGCGACATCCTGGCCGTACTGGAATCGCCTGACCTGTCCGACGCATTGAAGCGCGAGCAATCGAGCGTGCAGCAACTGGAAGCCGAGGTGGCGCGCCAGCAGATCCTGGCCAAGAAGCAGAAGCTGCTGGCGCGCCGCGAAGCCGACACGGCGGAGATCGAGCGCCTGTCCGCACAGCGCACTTTGGAACGCTATGAAAGCGTGGCGCAGGTGGGCATCATCGCCAAGATCGATTACCAGAAGGCCAAGGATGCCTTGAATTCGGCCGACATCCGCAGCAAGCACGCTTCGCAGGCGGCGGGCCTGGAAAGCGAAGACGTGACCCTGGCCCTGAAAACAAAAAGCAATGAACTGGAACGCCAGCGCCTGAGCCGCGACAATGCCCAGCGCCGAGTCGACGAGCTGACCGTGCGCGCGCCCGTCAACGGCTTCATCGGCACCCTGTCGGTGGCCAACCGCAGCGTGGTGCAAGCCAATACGGCCCTGATGACCCTGGTCGACCTGTCGCAGCTGGAAGTCGAGCTCGAGGTACCGGAAACCTATGTCGCCGACATGGGCCTGGGCATGCGCGCCGAGATCGAAACAGGCGTCATCAAGGCGAGCGGCAAGTTGTCGGCGCTGTCGCCCGAAGTGGTCAAAAACCAGGTGCTGGCGCGCGTGCGTTTCGATGGCCAGCAGCCAGCCGGCCTGCGCCAGAACCAGCGCGTGGCGGCGCGCCTGCTGATCGATGAAAAACCGAATGTGCTGATGCTGGCGCGCGGCTCCTTCGTCGAAGCCGAAGGCGGCCGTTTCGCCTACGTCGTGCGCGACGGCGTGGCGATGCGCACGCCGATCAAACTGGGCGCCACCAGCGTGTCGGCAGTGGAAATCCTCGACGGCTTGAAACTGGGCGACAAGGTGGTCGTCGCCGGCACGGAAAACTTCGCGAACGCCGCGCGCGTCTCGCTCAACTGA
- a CDS encoding MutS-related protein, giving the protein MHPFLQQLFPARALAPALDYPFARSDVAMLQRLTGEAPSLDGQTWNELLLDQYAAHLARETSIFGQQELHRRLSGGQADPASIARVRRLLDDPAQASSLQRACLPLRQADTEVSETLFGAALASAPWWSAWLWLVPLALLLAIAASWLVGWPALLGVLAACVALMTVQVRFYESAKLWERTLDTLRHLLKTRAALARLAVPAALPLAAGGAQAAKLTRAIERSLLHYVPFIDTLLVEYGDWLLLKNVKRYFRTRQLVAQQLPFLRDSFTQVAQLEADLALARQLRAAPVFCWAGTAAPRALALQGMLHPLLENAVPLSFSVQGRGGFISGQNGIGKSTLLRCIGLNLVCARAFGFCHADSADVPRLAVYASMQNEDSLDGGESLYIAELRRARELLALAEAGAPALFLIDEIFRGTNHLESVAAAAAVLHSLAARHLVLVSSHNLVLGPLLEDCLAPWCVRRDEGGALLLAPGVLQATNGIALLAQRGFDAGIADKAGRVFDWLSTHMAQPADCGGVLERA; this is encoded by the coding sequence ATGCATCCATTTCTCCAGCAACTTTTCCCTGCCCGCGCCTTGGCGCCGGCGCTCGATTATCCTTTCGCGCGCAGCGACGTGGCGATGCTGCAGCGGTTGACGGGCGAGGCGCCATCGCTCGATGGCCAGACTTGGAACGAGCTGCTGCTCGACCAGTATGCGGCGCATCTGGCGCGCGAGACCAGCATCTTCGGCCAGCAGGAGCTGCACCGGCGCCTGAGCGGTGGTCAGGCCGATCCCGCCTCCATTGCGCGCGTCCGGCGATTGCTGGACGATCCGGCCCAGGCGTCCAGCCTGCAGCGCGCCTGCCTGCCCTTGCGTCAGGCCGATACGGAGGTGAGCGAGACCCTGTTCGGTGCGGCGCTGGCATCGGCACCCTGGTGGAGTGCCTGGCTATGGCTGGTGCCGCTGGCCTTGTTGCTGGCCATCGCCGCCAGCTGGCTGGTGGGTTGGCCGGCGCTGTTAGGCGTGCTGGCCGCCTGTGTTGCGCTGATGACCGTGCAGGTACGGTTTTACGAAAGTGCCAAACTATGGGAGCGTACGCTCGATACCTTGCGCCACCTGTTGAAAACCCGTGCCGCGCTGGCGCGGCTCGCGGTGCCGGCAGCCTTGCCATTGGCGGCAGGCGGCGCGCAGGCGGCCAAGCTGACGCGCGCCATCGAGCGCTCGCTGCTGCATTACGTGCCCTTCATTGATACGCTGCTGGTCGAGTATGGCGACTGGCTCCTGCTGAAAAACGTCAAGCGCTATTTCCGCACGCGCCAGCTGGTGGCGCAGCAGCTGCCCTTTCTGCGCGACAGCTTTACCCAGGTGGCCCAGCTGGAAGCGGACCTGGCGCTGGCGCGGCAGTTGCGCGCGGCCCCCGTGTTTTGCTGGGCGGGCACTGCGGCGCCGCGCGCGCTGGCCTTGCAGGGCATGCTGCATCCCTTGCTGGAGAACGCGGTGCCGCTGTCGTTCAGCGTGCAAGGCAGGGGGGGCTTCATCTCCGGCCAGAACGGTATCGGCAAGAGCACGTTGCTGCGTTGCATAGGCTTGAACCTGGTCTGCGCGCGGGCCTTTGGCTTTTGTCATGCGGACAGCGCTGATGTGCCGCGCCTGGCCGTGTATGCGAGCATGCAGAATGAAGATTCGCTCGATGGCGGCGAAAGTTTATATATTGCTGAACTGCGGCGCGCGCGCGAATTGCTGGCGCTGGCCGAAGCAGGGGCGCCGGCCTTGTTCCTGATCGACGAGATTTTCCGCGGCACCAACCACCTTGAATCGGTGGCGGCGGCGGCCGCCGTGCTGCACAGCCTGGCGGCGCGCCACCTGGTGCTCGTCTCGTCGCACAACCTGGTGCTGGGGCCGCTGCTGGAAGACTGCCTGGCGCCGTGGTGCGTGCGCCGCGATGAAGGGGGCGCGCTGCTGCTGGCGCCCGGCGTGCTGCAAGCCACGAATGGCATCGCCCTGCTGGCGCAGCGCGGTTTTGACGCCGGCATCGCGGACAAGGCGGGGCGCGTCTTCGACTGGCTCAGCACGCACATGGCGCAACCGGCCGATTGCGGCGGCGTCCTCGAACGCGCCTGA
- a CDS encoding phosphoethanolamine transferase, whose translation MRFLLRPANLFLLLTYALLTAVPFVPALLGRAPEHPWQMLSFELLAWLAVWSVFKRPAWFHWLLVPAFLALPTEIYLFIFYGQGISTHHLGIIFETSPKEAMEFLGQKVWLMGAVMLGVIAWCALAWFAATRTRDLDWRGKTRPAAFILLILLGGFWWYGYEFGFEAKVPHSAPAPAKASHPAASGKAGASGFGDASSAEDETAEEDEESSKPENASIAGADETGLGWPSLPHWARLPYAFDTVSNSWPFGLAARGFDFYKERKYLAELGQKSSNFRFGAHQQQPDAHPEVVVMVIGESSRYDRWSLNGYERDTNPLLKQESNLVPLADVITAVSATRLSVPVIISRKPATQSLKDGFSEKSFLTAYKEAGFKTYWLSNQISFGQFDTPVSVFAKEADVVQFLNLGGFTNSSNFDQILFDPFRNALADPAPKKLIVLHTLGSHWNYSQRYPKQFDKWQPSLFGVDKPVYTDTAIKPQLNNSYDSSILYTDWFLSNVIGMLKDDGQRSALRSSLVYVADHGQTLYDGTCRLAFHGHNTQFEFHVPAFVWYSPQFQQHYPDKVTQLQRHQKARLSTENMFHTLLDLGDIRFAGEQPEWSIASPRFKQHKRYVDSYGWTNYDNAIIRGDCREVIDKSTPEKQDK comes from the coding sequence ATGCGCTTCTTGCTTCGCCCCGCCAATTTGTTCCTGCTCCTGACATATGCTTTGCTGACGGCCGTGCCCTTCGTCCCCGCGCTGCTGGGGCGTGCGCCCGAACATCCCTGGCAGATGCTCAGCTTCGAGCTGCTGGCCTGGCTGGCTGTCTGGAGCGTGTTCAAGCGCCCCGCCTGGTTCCACTGGCTGCTGGTCCCCGCCTTCCTGGCCCTGCCGACGGAAATCTACCTGTTCATCTTCTATGGCCAGGGTATTTCCACGCACCACCTGGGCATCATCTTCGAAACCAGCCCCAAGGAAGCGATGGAATTCCTCGGGCAAAAAGTGTGGCTGATGGGCGCCGTCATGCTGGGCGTGATCGCTTGGTGCGCGCTGGCCTGGTTTGCCGCCACGCGCACGCGCGACCTGGACTGGCGCGGCAAGACGCGCCCGGCCGCCTTCATATTGCTGATCCTGCTGGGCGGCTTCTGGTGGTACGGCTACGAATTCGGTTTCGAGGCCAAGGTTCCGCATAGCGCGCCCGCGCCGGCCAAGGCCAGCCATCCGGCGGCCAGCGGCAAGGCGGGCGCCTCCGGCTTCGGCGACGCCAGCTCGGCCGAAGACGAAACAGCCGAGGAAGACGAGGAAAGCAGCAAGCCGGAGAACGCCAGCATCGCCGGCGCCGACGAAACGGGCCTGGGCTGGCCCAGCCTGCCCCACTGGGCGCGCCTGCCGTACGCCTTCGACACCGTCAGCAATTCCTGGCCATTCGGCCTGGCCGCGCGCGGCTTCGATTTCTACAAGGAACGCAAGTACCTGGCCGAGCTGGGACAGAAAAGCAGCAACTTCCGTTTCGGCGCGCACCAGCAACAGCCCGATGCCCATCCGGAAGTGGTGGTCATGGTGATCGGCGAATCGTCGCGCTACGACCGCTGGAGCCTGAATGGTTACGAACGCGACACCAATCCCCTGCTGAAACAGGAAAGCAACCTGGTGCCGCTGGCCGATGTCATCACGGCCGTTTCCGCCACGCGCCTGTCCGTGCCCGTCATCATCTCGCGCAAGCCGGCCACGCAAAGCCTCAAGGATGGCTTCTCGGAAAAATCCTTCCTCACCGCCTACAAGGAAGCGGGCTTCAAGACTTACTGGCTGTCGAACCAGATTTCCTTCGGCCAGTTCGACACGCCCGTGTCCGTGTTTGCCAAGGAAGCGGACGTGGTGCAATTTTTGAACCTGGGCGGCTTTACCAACAGTTCCAACTTCGACCAGATCCTGTTCGACCCGTTCAGGAATGCGCTGGCCGACCCGGCGCCGAAAAAACTCATCGTGCTGCACACGCTGGGCAGCCACTGGAACTACAGCCAGCGCTACCCCAAGCAATTCGACAAGTGGCAGCCGTCGCTGTTCGGCGTCGACAAGCCCGTCTACACGGACACGGCCATCAAGCCGCAGCTCAACAACAGCTACGACAGTTCCATCCTGTACACGGACTGGTTCCTGTCGAACGTGATCGGCATGCTGAAGGACGATGGCCAGCGCTCCGCCCTGCGCAGCTCGCTCGTCTACGTGGCCGATCATGGCCAGACCCTGTACGACGGCACCTGCCGCCTGGCCTTCCATGGCCACAACACGCAATTCGAATTCCATGTGCCCGCCTTCGTCTGGTATTCGCCGCAATTCCAGCAGCACTATCCGGACAAAGTGACGCAGCTGCAGCGCCATCAGAAGGCGCGCCTGTCGACGGAAAACATGTTCCACACGCTGCTCGACCTGGGCGACATCCGCTTTGCCGGCGAACAGCCCGAATGGAGCATCGCCAGCCCCCGCTTCAAGCAGCACAAGCGCTACGTCGACAGCTACGGCTGGACCAACTACGACAACGCCATCATCCGCGGCGATTGCCGCGAAGTGATCGACAAGAGCACGCCGGAAAAGCAGGACAAGTAA